A part of Flexistipes sp. genomic DNA contains:
- the hemW gene encoding radical SAM family heme chaperone HemW, with the protein MRGLYIHIPFCKSKCKYCGFYSLSNYNGYISQYIDSLIKEASEIQTKNFDTLYIGGGTPSIIDPTMLGKLFSELFKIVKYKNTEFTFEVNPESFTFEQLQVLREYGLNRISLGAQSFDDYILQYLGRIHKKDDILKSYEMIKSFSDHIAINLDIIFDIPGISRQNTENSLHYLKKLQPEHISAYSFSTDTDYFKNIESKDSEEEYMLVKDTLSRNGYTQYEISNYSRQRYHSRHNLLYWDMNEYVGLGAAAHSMLYNENGCRIRYSNPADLNTYLSGTFSKEVNHISEEEMFKEDIIFGLRKSEGINLDFIAKKYDKNFSVFINEIQLLIDENLLTVNGDNICLSQKGSLLLDSVQQYIWEL; encoded by the coding sequence ATGCGAGGCTTATATATACATATCCCATTTTGCAAAAGCAAGTGTAAATATTGCGGTTTTTATTCCCTGTCAAACTATAACGGTTATATTTCACAATACATTGACTCACTTATAAAAGAAGCTTCTGAAATTCAAACCAAAAACTTCGATACACTCTATATAGGCGGCGGCACTCCCAGTATAATAGATCCAACAATGCTGGGCAAGCTTTTCAGTGAATTGTTCAAAATTGTTAAATATAAAAATACCGAATTTACCTTTGAAGTTAACCCGGAATCTTTTACTTTTGAACAATTGCAGGTGTTGAGAGAGTATGGTCTTAACAGAATAAGTCTCGGTGCACAATCTTTTGATGATTACATACTTCAATACCTGGGAAGAATTCATAAAAAAGATGACATACTGAAATCTTATGAAATGATAAAGAGTTTCAGCGATCATATTGCAATAAACCTTGATATTATTTTTGACATTCCCGGTATTTCCAGACAAAACACAGAAAATTCACTGCATTATTTAAAAAAACTTCAGCCGGAACATATTTCCGCATACTCTTTCTCCACCGATACCGATTATTTTAAAAATATAGAATCCAAAGACTCTGAAGAGGAATACATGCTGGTAAAAGATACACTTTCACGAAACGGTTACACCCAGTATGAGATATCCAATTACAGCAGACAGAGGTATCATTCCAGACACAATCTCCTTTACTGGGACATGAATGAATATGTTGGCCTTGGGGCTGCGGCCCATTCCATGCTCTATAATGAAAACGGCTGCAGAATCCGCTATTCAAACCCGGCCGATCTAAACACATATCTCTCGGGAACTTTCAGCAAGGAAGTCAATCATATTTCAGAAGAGGAAATGTTTAAAGAAGATATCATCTTTGGTTTAAGAAAATCAGAAGGAATTAATCTTGATTTTATTGCAAAAAAATACGATAAAAATTTTTCCGTATTTATAAACGAAATACAGCTTCTTATTGATGAAAACTTATTAACTGTAAATGGAGATAACATATGTCTTTCACAAAAAGGCTCGCTTTTATTGGACTCTGTGCAGCAATATATCTGGGAATTGTAG
- a CDS encoding glycosyltransferase family 4 protein: MKVLHIDTGSEWRGGQRQALLLHEGLLENGVESYLSGNESGKLMKKCKKNCLPYTYKGEINPISVINLKKIIKYVKPDIVHSHDAHSLTPPLILKYLGFEYKLVHTRRVDFHIKNSLMSRWKYNNKNIDSLVAISDAVKNILISDGIKRPVEKIYSGLDRNFVVKFSDNKKNDLRRKLDINPGDFVIGSVGNFVPHKDFETLIRAFKLIYDEKKNVKLLLVGDGELLNDMKKLSEKLNISASVIFTGYAENVGELMNIMDLYAATSQEEGLNTSVIEAMMHGLPVVATKAGGLPELVKDNYNGYLCNVKDYKGVADKSVILLNNKEKMQRFSLNSLEISEEYGDKNMNEKYKNLYQKILSV, from the coding sequence ATGAAAGTACTGCATATAGATACAGGTTCTGAATGGAGGGGCGGGCAGCGTCAGGCCTTGCTTCTGCATGAGGGTTTGCTGGAGAATGGTGTCGAAAGCTACCTGTCTGGAAATGAGTCAGGAAAACTGATGAAAAAATGTAAGAAAAACTGCCTGCCTTATACATATAAAGGAGAGATTAACCCAATCAGCGTTATCAATCTGAAAAAGATTATAAAGTATGTAAAACCTGATATTGTGCACTCCCATGATGCTCATTCACTCACCCCTCCATTAATATTAAAATATTTAGGTTTTGAATATAAACTGGTTCATACCCGCAGAGTGGATTTTCATATCAAAAATAGTTTGATGAGCAGATGGAAGTACAATAATAAAAATATCGATTCTTTGGTTGCAATATCAGATGCTGTAAAAAATATTCTTATCAGTGACGGGATAAAAAGACCTGTTGAGAAGATTTACAGCGGATTAGACAGAAATTTTGTTGTTAAGTTCTCAGATAATAAGAAAAATGATTTAAGAAGAAAGCTGGATATAAATCCCGGAGATTTTGTAATAGGCAGTGTTGGAAATTTTGTTCCGCATAAGGATTTTGAAACACTAATCAGAGCTTTTAAATTGATTTATGATGAAAAAAAGAATGTTAAGCTTTTGCTTGTTGGAGATGGAGAACTGTTAAATGATATGAAAAAATTGTCCGAAAAGCTTAATATATCCGCCAGTGTTATTTTTACAGGTTATGCGGAGAATGTTGGTGAACTGATGAATATTATGGATTTATATGCCGCCACTTCCCAGGAAGAAGGTCTCAATACCTCTGTGATTGAGGCAATGATGCACGGCTTACCTGTTGTTGCTACAAAAGCAGGTGGATTACCGGAGCTGGTGAAAGATAATTATAACGGCTATCTGTGTAATGTTAAAGATTACAAAGGCGTAGCGGATAAGTCCGTTATTCTTTTAAATAATAAGGAAAAGATGCAGCGGTTTTCCTTAAATTCTCTCGAAATTTCTGAAGAATATGGTGATAAGAACATGAATGAAAAATATAAGAATCTTTATCAGAAGATTTTAAGTGTTTAA
- a CDS encoding ABC transporter ATP-binding protein — MGNLKRLWVYFKPYKWLILLSVVASIFVAATSGATAYIVKPTLDKIFINENRTGLVLMPFIIVIIYFIRGIFRFIQTFSLKYIGQRVIQSLRNDLYVKIVKLPLKFFNENSTGILMSRITNDVNMMQSSIPAFVNIIRDSFTIVGLACVLVYQDYIMAVSAFVVLPFIGIIIVKVGKKAKKYTKKGQERMGDLNSALQETFTGVRVVKSFVAENKEVDKFEGHNERFAKYQIKKAFVSALSSPFLELIGALGLAVIIYYGGLKVINGVSTPGTFFSFMTALIMMYEPFKKINESNQKIQSAIGAADRVYEVLDTYNEILSKDGFMECNARNKKISFNNVFFKYSKNDEYVLKDINVEFPFCTTNALVGASGAGKSTFVNLIPRFYDVSEGSIKIGDVDIKDFKVYSLRKNIGIVSQDAFLFNDSVNNNIAYGTGDVSQQEIINAAKAAFAHEFITDLPEGYETIIGERGVRLSGGQKQRITIARAILMNPPILILDEATSALDTESEKIVQRALENLMQDRTSFVIAHRLSTVINADKIVVLDKGEIADTGKHSELLETSEIYKTLYRMQFKDNEV, encoded by the coding sequence TTGGGTAATCTAAAGCGTTTATGGGTTTACTTTAAACCCTATAAATGGCTGATTTTGTTATCTGTCGTAGCATCGATTTTTGTAGCAGCTACCAGCGGTGCAACAGCCTATATAGTAAAGCCAACTTTGGATAAAATTTTTATTAATGAAAACAGAACAGGCTTAGTACTGATGCCTTTTATTATAGTTATTATTTATTTTATAAGAGGAATTTTCAGATTTATTCAAACATTCAGTTTGAAATATATTGGACAAAGGGTCATTCAGAGTCTCAGAAATGATTTGTATGTAAAGATAGTGAAGTTACCGTTGAAATTTTTCAATGAAAATTCAACAGGAATACTGATGTCACGTATCACAAACGATGTAAATATGATGCAATCATCCATCCCCGCATTTGTCAATATTATCAGGGATTCTTTCACAATTGTAGGTCTCGCCTGTGTATTAGTGTATCAAGATTATATTATGGCAGTCTCTGCTTTTGTTGTTTTGCCTTTTATTGGCATAATTATTGTAAAAGTAGGTAAGAAGGCTAAGAAATATACAAAGAAAGGTCAGGAAAGGATGGGGGATTTAAATTCTGCTCTTCAGGAGACTTTTACAGGGGTTCGAGTAGTAAAATCATTTGTTGCAGAGAACAAAGAAGTTGATAAATTTGAAGGGCATAATGAAAGGTTTGCGAAATATCAAATAAAAAAAGCATTTGTATCTGCGTTAAGTTCACCCTTTCTTGAGCTTATTGGGGCACTAGGTTTAGCAGTTATTATTTACTACGGAGGATTAAAGGTTATTAACGGTGTGTCGACACCGGGGACTTTTTTTTCATTTATGACTGCACTAATTATGATGTATGAACCTTTTAAGAAAATAAATGAATCAAATCAAAAAATACAGTCAGCTATTGGGGCAGCAGACCGTGTTTATGAAGTGCTGGATACCTATAATGAAATATTGTCTAAAGATGGATTTATGGAGTGTAACGCTAGAAATAAAAAAATTTCTTTTAATAATGTATTTTTTAAATATTCGAAAAATGATGAGTATGTTCTTAAAGACATTAATGTGGAATTTCCTTTTTGTACTACAAATGCCTTAGTCGGAGCAAGTGGAGCTGGTAAAAGTACTTTTGTTAATCTTATACCAAGGTTTTATGATGTAAGTGAAGGTTCAATAAAGATAGGTGATGTGGATATAAAAGATTTTAAAGTGTATTCACTCAGGAAAAATATCGGTATTGTATCTCAGGATGCTTTTTTGTTTAATGACAGTGTTAACAATAATATAGCTTACGGTACAGGTGATGTGAGCCAGCAGGAAATTATTAATGCTGCCAAGGCGGCGTTCGCACATGAATTTATAACTGATTTGCCTGAAGGATATGAGACGATAATAGGTGAAAGAGGTGTCAGGCTTTCCGGCGGCCAAAAACAAAGGATTACCATAGCAAGAGCTATACTTATGAATCCGCCTATTTTGATATTGGATGAAGCAACAAGTGCTTTGGATACAGAATCAGAAAAAATTGTTCAAAGGGCTCTTGAAAATCTTATGCAGGATAGGACAAGTTTTGTTATTGCGCACAGATTATCGACGGTGATAAATGCCGATAAAATAGTGGTTTTGGATAAAGGCGAAATAGCTGATACGGGAAAACATTCGGAACTTCTGGAAACTTCTGAAATCTATAAAACACTTTACAGAATGCAATTTAAGGATAATGAGGTATGA
- a CDS encoding molybdopterin molybdotransferase MoeA, whose translation MEMIDPFVALETVLRESETKGSEIVSVFDSLNRVVAKKVQSGRNLPPKDNSAMDGFAVRHEDIDTIPAAVKIKGLIKAGDNIDSLKIDKGECYRIMTGAFVPEGADTVVELEATEEEGNSKVKIVKEKKRGANIRKRGEDIGKGDLIDMSGYPVNAYRQSRLISVGTTVLPVYRKPKVAIIATGDELEYPSAGVNEDKIIDSNSFFIKSTLDNMGIDAQYIGISKDNVEDLIDIFSGLENYDVIVTSAGISFGDYDVMTNAAEKLGINWLFTTVNQKPGKPFSFGKRDGSLIFSLPGNPVSSAFCTYFYLQPALRKMMGYKMYHNKQITAELNGKFHKRNERVHFNRVNIVYDDNRFFAVPYDSQGSHLISSLVVSNGFAVIDADKTGEIPSGKQLKVYVYDFESIF comes from the coding sequence ATGGAGATGATTGATCCTTTTGTGGCACTTGAAACAGTTTTAAGGGAATCTGAAACAAAAGGTTCCGAAATAGTAAGTGTTTTTGATTCACTTAACAGAGTAGTTGCAAAAAAAGTTCAGTCAGGCAGAAATCTCCCTCCAAAGGATAATTCAGCTATGGATGGTTTTGCTGTTCGGCATGAGGATATAGACACAATTCCCGCTGCAGTTAAAATCAAGGGGCTTATAAAAGCGGGGGATAACATAGATTCCCTTAAAATTGATAAGGGTGAATGTTACAGAATCATGACCGGAGCTTTTGTTCCTGAAGGTGCGGATACAGTCGTTGAGTTGGAAGCAACAGAAGAAGAGGGAAACAGTAAAGTAAAAATTGTCAAAGAGAAAAAACGGGGAGCCAATATAAGAAAGAGGGGAGAGGATATAGGCAAAGGCGATCTGATTGATATGTCAGGCTATCCCGTAAATGCATACAGGCAGTCCAGGCTGATTTCCGTTGGTACCACTGTATTGCCGGTTTACAGAAAACCAAAAGTAGCCATTATTGCAACAGGTGATGAGTTAGAGTATCCTTCGGCCGGTGTTAATGAAGATAAAATTATAGATTCGAATTCATTTTTTATCAAATCCACATTGGATAATATGGGAATAGATGCCCAATACATCGGAATATCCAAAGATAACGTGGAGGATCTGATTGATATATTTTCCGGTTTGGAAAATTATGATGTGATCGTTACTTCAGCCGGCATATCTTTCGGTGATTATGATGTTATGACCAATGCCGCCGAAAAACTGGGGATCAACTGGCTGTTTACAACTGTTAATCAAAAGCCGGGCAAACCTTTTTCATTCGGAAAAAGGGATGGCTCTCTTATATTTTCACTTCCGGGCAATCCCGTAAGCTCTGCTTTCTGTACTTATTTTTATCTTCAGCCTGCTTTGCGCAAGATGATGGGGTATAAAATGTATCACAATAAGCAAATTACAGCCGAGCTGAATGGAAAATTTCACAAACGTAATGAGCGTGTTCATTTTAACAGGGTAAATATTGTGTATGACGATAATCGTTTTTTTGCTGTTCCTTACGATTCCCAGGGCTCTCATCTTATTTCCTCTTTGGTTGTGTCAAACGGTTTCGCAGTCATTGATGCTGATAAAACAGGAGAAATACCATCCGGAAAACAGCTGAAAGTGTATGTGTATGATTTCGAATCCATCTTTTAA
- a CDS encoding RluA family pseudouridine synthase: MISNPSFKEYLVYEDESIVVLDKPHGLLVTEDRYDKNIPYLKKILSEYYGNIYVVHRLDKGTGGLLVFAKNKDAHRFLCSAFEKAEVRKEYLCIVRGKFEYAVTCMLPLSARAQRGKYKINFKSGRKAVTSFYPVRIGEKSSLVKAELHTGRTHQVRIHLKALAHPLFQDFLYNEKIEDKRLTLYCSNISFKHPLRGVTMHFERPLSSFMQGISERYLNNSELKVKTFE, from the coding sequence ATGATTTCGAATCCATCTTTTAAAGAATATTTAGTATATGAAGATGAAAGTATAGTTGTGCTGGACAAACCCCATGGCCTGCTGGTAACGGAAGATAGGTATGATAAAAATATTCCTTACTTGAAGAAAATACTTTCTGAATATTACGGAAATATCTATGTTGTCCACAGACTTGATAAAGGCACCGGAGGACTCCTGGTTTTTGCCAAAAATAAGGATGCCCACCGATTTTTGTGTTCAGCTTTTGAAAAAGCAGAGGTACGTAAAGAGTATCTTTGTATTGTCAGGGGGAAATTTGAATATGCTGTGACCTGTATGCTTCCATTATCGGCAAGAGCTCAGCGGGGTAAGTATAAAATCAATTTTAAAAGTGGCAGGAAAGCTGTTACATCCTTTTATCCGGTAAGAATCGGGGAAAAATCCAGCCTGGTGAAAGCGGAATTGCATACCGGCAGGACGCATCAGGTCAGAATACATTTAAAAGCACTGGCACATCCCCTCTTTCAGGATTTTTTGTATAATGAAAAGATAGAGGATAAAAGGTTGACTCTCTATTGCAGCAATATTTCGTTTAAACATCCTTTAAGAGGAGTTACAATGCATTTTGAAAGACCTTTGAGCAGTTTCATGCAGGGTATAAGTGAGAGATATTTAAATAATTCTGAATTAAAGGTTAAGACATTTGAATAA